CACGTTCGTCAGGACCGCCGTATTGAGGATGGGGCCTGATCGAGTGCCATCGACGGCGATGAAGGGCTTGTCGGTGGGGGCGCGATCGGCTGTGAACCACCACGTGGTCAGTCCGTGCGTGGGGATCTGCTCGCGGCCAGTCAGGTCGCCGACGGCCTCGGGGCCGACGGCGACGATGAGGGAATCTGCCGTCATCGTCTCGCCCTGTGCTGAGACGGTCACCTGGGCGAGATCCTCAGAATAGGAGTTGACCGGTGCGTCGGTGCGGATCTCGACGCCCGCACGGCGCGCCTTCGCGGCGAGCTGCTTCGGCAGGGCCTGGATGCCGCGCGAGGGGAGGCTGGGGCGGCCGAGCGCGAACATCGTGAAGAGGAACCGGACGTAGTCGGCCGACGTCGACAGATCATCGGTGGCAACAACGCCCGCGAGGAAGGGCTCGAGCACCTGCGTGCGCAGGGGGCCATGAATACCGGCCGCGTCCCAGGCCTCGCCGATGGGGAGGTCCGCCTTCGAGCGCTCGATCGTCGACCTGCCGAACCATGCGGCGAGGGCGGCGATCTCTGACCTGTCAACGAGATCGCTCCTGAGCGTGCCGGGCAGGTGCTGGGGGTGGCGGGCCGGGTGGGCGAGCAGGTCCAAGCCCTTCTCGGTCCGGACCATGACGCCGGACCCGAACGCGTGCAGGTCGAGTGCATCGACATCGACGTATTTCTTCACGCCCGGGTACGAGGGGTTGAGGAGCTGGAAGCCGCGGTCGATGAGGAAGCCGTCAACCTCACGGGTGCGCTGCCGGCCGCCGACTGCGCTCTCCTTCTCGAGGACGAGGACGCTCCGTCCGGACTCGGCGGACCTCCAGGCCGCCATGAGCCCCGAGAGGCCAGCACCGATGATGATCGTGTCGTAGTGATTCGCCATGATTCCTCCGTCAGCAGCTGTCCCCGCCATCCTACGGCCGTCGATGGGGTGCGGCAGGAGCATTCGGCCTCTGCAGCCGTTGCGCGAATGGGCCGGACAGACTTTTGGGGACAGGGATGCCGCCGTTCCGGCGTCCTCCCAGGCGCGCTCCGCTAGTGTGGTGGAATGGCTCGACACCTGCATCGATACCGAGAGATCGCCACAGTCCTGACCCGCCACGGGCTCTATGCCACCGCCGTCCAGGCCGGCTTGGGCCGATGGGTACCCGCTCCGGTCGCGGAGGGGGTGGACGAGACGTCCGACGGTCCTGAGCTGCTCGTCAGCGCCTTTGAGGAGCTCGGCGCCGCATTCGTCAAACTCGGCCAGCTGATCTCCACCCGCCCCGACATCTTCCCCGAGGAATACTGCGACGCCTTCGCGAAGCTCACCGATTCGAGCGCCCCCGTCCCATTCGAGGAGCTTGAGGCAGTCATCGAGGCGGACCTCGGTGTGAGCGTTGACGAGGCGTACGCCTGGTTCGACCGCGTCCCCGTCGCTGCCGCCTCAATCGGCCAGGTCCACCGGGCACGGCTCCGCGACGGTCGCAGTGTGGTCGTCAAGATCCGCAGGCCCGGGGTGGCCGCCGAGGTCCATGAGGACCTCGACATCCTCCGCACCCTCGCAGGCAGGCTGGTCCGGAGCTCCCAGACGTTGGCTGATATGGACTTCACCCGACTTGTCGATCAGTTCTCCGCCTCCCTGCGTGCCGAGCTCGACTACGTCGTCGAGGCGCGAGCCTGTGAAGAGATCGGAGCGAGCTTCGAGGGCGACCCGGCGGTTCACATCCCCTGGATCGACTGGGAGAACACGACGGCGCGTGTGCTGACCATGGAGGAGCTCTCCGGGGTCCGGATCGATGACCTCGAGGCTCTCGATGCGGCCGGTATCGACCGGCCCGTGCTTGCGCGGCAGATCGCCGACATGTTTATGAGCATGGTTTTCGAGGATGGTGTCTTTCACGCGGACCCGCACGCGGGCAACCTCTTCATCGAGGATGATGGAACGATCGGCATGATCGAC
This is a stretch of genomic DNA from Flaviflexus salsibiostraticola. It encodes these proteins:
- a CDS encoding NAD(P)/FAD-dependent oxidoreductase; the protein is MANHYDTIIIGAGLSGLMAAWRSAESGRSVLVLEKESAVGGRQRTREVDGFLIDRGFQLLNPSYPGVKKYVDVDALDLHAFGSGVMVRTEKGLDLLAHPARHPQHLPGTLRSDLVDRSEIAALAAWFGRSTIERSKADLPIGEAWDAAGIHGPLRTQVLEPFLAGVVATDDLSTSADYVRFLFTMFALGRPSLPSRGIQALPKQLAAKARRAGVEIRTDAPVNSYSEDLAQVTVSAQGETMTADSLIVAVGPEAVGDLTGREQIPTHGLTTWWFTADRAPTDKPFIAVDGTRSGPILNTAVLTNVAPSYSPDGTPLIQASGLLKAEHVSDHKAREHTARIWGMEAGELTLLARDDVPHSLPDYPAGSSAQKSQISGRVFLAGDHRTSPSIEGALDAGVRVAGEVESSGR
- a CDS encoding ABC1 kinase family protein, with the translated sequence MARHLHRYREIATVLTRHGLYATAVQAGLGRWVPAPVAEGVDETSDGPELLVSAFEELGAAFVKLGQLISTRPDIFPEEYCDAFAKLTDSSAPVPFEELEAVIEADLGVSVDEAYAWFDRVPVAAASIGQVHRARLRDGRSVVVKIRRPGVAAEVHEDLDILRTLAGRLVRSSQTLADMDFTRLVDQFSASLRAELDYVVEARACEEIGASFEGDPAVHIPWIDWENTTARVLTMEELSGVRIDDLEALDAAGIDRPVLARQIADMFMSMVFEDGVFHADPHAGNLFIEDDGTIGMIDFGSVGRINEAMRRRFATMVLAFTKNNPDAITRGLLEIAPAHGSLDRALLRRDVAGMTDRLDGSTLAEIRVDELGSELFAIVRRHRLSLPPELVQLFRMLIIADGLGRKIDPEFDINEALAPLTERLIEERMDPFAWAGRLKDVAVSAAEFGIDLPDFTRKLVDRIDSGTLDVHIRASELDPLIARLERTGDRLVAALLVASMVTGGTNVLVAYRDQLGKLVGPAIAAGGAVLTGGSAYIAWSSRPRRRLPR